In Anopheles gambiae chromosome 2, idAnoGambNW_F1_1, whole genome shotgun sequence, a single window of DNA contains:
- the LOC133391247 gene encoding uncharacterized protein LOC133391247 has product MGAKGSVEAAKMNADGWGHFERGSRHYSHRHNQRSQSLNRGQALSRADVSGMW; this is encoded by the exons ATGGGAGCTAAGGGTAGCGTAGAGGCTGCCAAGATGAACGCCGATGGCTGGGGCCACTTCGAG CGTGGCAGCCGTCACTACAGCCACAGACATAATCAGCGGTCCCAGTCGTTGAACCGAGGCCAAGCTCTTTCACGAGCCGATGTCAGTGGGATGTGGTGA